In the genome of Quercus robur chromosome 3, dhQueRobu3.1, whole genome shotgun sequence, one region contains:
- the LOC126719941 gene encoding uncharacterized protein LOC126719941, with translation MGSALAGRILADEVRAKDPLLVFLTETKTGESKMKGIRNKVRYTQGITVPSDGRSGGLAMMWKEGSDIRLRSCSNSHIDVEIHEGSAATPWRATGFYGHPDVGKRFISCLHGKIEEIKRVKYEINEIQIREEMMWNQRSRALWLKGGDKNTKFFHATASQRRRKNWIVGLENREGVWQEGEEEIERSIVEYFETIFKSDQPTKFEASLSAITTRVSPDMNEVLLAEFRAEEVWFALKQMHPTKAPGLDGMSPIFFKHYWNIVGPDVVNCVLSALNSGRLPCKLNDTYICLIPKVKSPQKITEFRPISLCNVVYKLISKVLANRLKKVLDAVIDETQSAFVPGRLITDNVLVAFETMHSIDQRKKGKEALMAIKLDMSKAYDRVEWVYLEAMMKKMGFDERWISLIMMCVTTVSYSVLINGEPKGKIIPSRGLRQGDPISPYLFLLCAEGLSAMFKKEERMGHLKGIAVSRRAPSITHMLFADDSIVFCRATRDDCDRIIKVLEDYEGDSGQKLNKEKTSLYFSKNTSRVIREYVQEKFGARVVQHHEKYLGLPPLVGRGKRKAFSRIKDQVGRKIASWKGRLLSHAGREILIKAVAQATPTYTMSCFKLPDTLCKELNSLMRNFWWGQKEKERKMAWVAWEKMCIPKAEGGMGFRDLKAFNMALLAKQWWRMQKNPNSLVHRVLKAKYFPNGVASEAELGRRPSYAWRSIWNAKKVVDRGSRWCIGNGEGVRIWKDRWIPSPDSFQVTSPVGSHLEWERVSVLVDKERRGWDVGKVKNMFLPHEADLILSIPISSKLPEDSLTWAWTSNGKFTVKSAYIVAQKVLKEGGGRGDEGGSSDSSRMRGIWKMVWRLNCPNKIKQFLWRACKNILPTKLSLKTRGVGKDGRCDMCGLEETSGHALWSCSLAEKVWCGTRLKLPCFQDPPRDFLDIVWEIKERCLGVNWELFATTVWGLWNNRNQVRHGGQCKRHEVIVKEATEYLKEFQAANQPTKNYNVPQVITWKPPKGGWYKVNTDGATFEDIKSCGVGVVIRNERGELMGALSKSFELPLGGLEAEAKAVEEGVALAWDLGLKDIIIESDAQLVTNSLGEQSEMPNSIRKVVEGILVDLRKFNAWDVNHTCRSGNNAAHILARQAKCLNMCNIWVEDTPPSIADQVQLDVAQCNFISS, from the exons ATGGGGTCGGCCTTGGCAGGGAGGATTCTCGCCGATGAGGTGAGAGCAAAAGACCCGCTGCTAGTCTTCTTAACAGAAACGAAGACAGGGGAGAGTAAAATGAAAGGAATTAGAAATAAGGTGAGGTACACGCAGGGTATAACAGTGCCGAGTGATGGAAGAAGCGGAGGGCTAGCCATGATGTGGAAAGAAGGATCAGATATCAGGCTGAGAAGCTGTTCCAACTCCCACATTGATGTGGAAATCCATGAGGGATCGGCAGCAACACCATGGAGAGCAACGGGGTTCTATGGGCATCCTGATGTAGGTAAACGTTTCATCTCTTG TTTACATGGGAAGATAGAGGAAATTAAGAGGGTGAAATATGAGATTAATGAGATTCAGATTAGGGAAGAAATGATGTGGAATCAAAGGTCAAGAGCGCTGTGGCTGAAAGGGGGAgataaaaatacaaagtttttcCACGCCACGGCAAGTCAAAGGCGTAGGAAAAACTGGATTGTAGGGTTGGAAAACCGGGAGGGAGTTTGGCAGGAGGGTGAAGAAGAGATAGAGCGATCCATTGTGGAATATTTTGAGACCATATTCAAGTCCGACCAGCCAACCAAGTTCGAAGCTAGTTTAAGTGCAATCACTACCCGGGTTTCTCCAGATATGAATGAAGTTTTGCTTGCAGAATTCAGGGCTGAGGAAGTCTGGTTTGCTCTCAAGCAAATGCACCCAACAAAAGCCCCCGGTCTGGATGGTATGTCACCAATCTTCTTTAAACACTATTGGAATATTGTTGGGCCCGATGTGGTCAATTGTGTTCTTTCTGCCCTTAATTCTGGCAGGCTGCCTTGTAAACTGAATGACACATATATCTGCCTCATCCCAAAGGTGAAATCTCCTCAAAAGATCACGGAGTTTAGGCCAATTAGTTTATGCAATGTGGTGTATAAACTAATCTCAAAAGTCCTAGCTAATAGACTGAAAAAGGTGTTGGATGCGGTGATTGATGAGACGCAAAGTGCTTTTGTCCCGGGTAGACTTATAACGGATAATGTGCTAGTTGCTTTTGAAACTATGCATAGTATTGATCAAAGGAAGAAAGGGAAGGAAGCGCTTATGGCCATAAAGCTCGACATGAGTAAGGCATATGACAGAGTTGAATGGGTGTATCTCGAAGCTATGATGAAAAAGATGGGATTTGATGAGAGGTGGATTTCCCTAATAATGATGTGTGTAACCACGGTTTCATACTCGGTGTTAATTAATGGTGAGCCAAAAGGGAAAATCATTCCATCAAGGGGTTTACGACAAGGTGACCCAATATCTCCATACTTGTTCTTACTATGTGCGGAGGGGCTATCGGCTATGTTTAAAAAGGAGGAAAGGATGGGGCATTTAAAGGGGATAGCAGTGAGTAGAAGAGCCCCAAGCATAACCCATATGTTATTTGCCGACGATAGCATTGTTTTTTGTAGAGCCACGAGGGATGATTGTGATAGGATCATAAAAGTTCTTGAAGACTATGAAGGGGACTCGGGGCAAAAACTCAATAAGGAAAAAACATCCCTCTATTTTAGTAAGAATACTAGTAGGGTGATAAGGGAGTATGTACAAGAGAAGTTCGGAGCAAGAGTTGTTCAACACCATGAAAAGTATTTGGGGCTGCCTCCACTTGTGGGGAGAGGGAAAAGAAAGGCCTTTAGTCGAATCAAGGACCAAGTGGGGAGGAAGATAGCAAGTTGGAAGGGTAGGCTCCTTTCTCATGCAGGAAGGGAAATCCTTATCAAGGCGGTAGCTCAAGCAACGCCAACGTACACGATGAGCTGCTTCAAACTCCCGGATACGTTGTGCAAAGAGCTGAATTCCCTTATGAGAAATTTCTGGTGGGGTCAAAAGgagaaggaaaggaaaatgGCTTGGGTCGCTTGGGAGAAGATGTGCATCCCAAAGGCGGAAGGGGGGATGGGGTTTAGAGACTTAAAAGCTTTCAATATGGCGCTTCTTGCTAAACAGTGGTGGCGAATGCAGAAAAATCCAAACTCTCTTGTACATAGAGTTCTTAAAGCGAAATATTTTCCGAATGGTGTGGCGAGTGAAGCGGAGTTGGGTCGAAGGCCTTCATATGCATGGAGAAGTATATGGAATGCAAAAAAGGTGGTTGATAGGGGCTCTAGGTGGTGTATTGGAAACGGGGAAGGAGTTAGGATTTGGAAAGATAGATGGATCCCGTCTCCGGATTCTTTCCAAGTGACAAGCCCAGTTGGTTCCCATTTGGAGTGGGAAAGGGTGTCGGTTTTGGTGGATAAGGAGAGAAGGGGTTGGGATGTTGGGAAAGTGAAAAACATGTTTCTTCCTCATGAGGCTGATTTGATCTTGAGTATTCCCATTAGCTCCAAGCTGCCGGAAGACTCACTCACATGGGCATGGACTTCCAATGGTAAGTTCACAGTTAAAAGTGCTTACATTGTGGCCCAAAAAGTGTTGAAAGAAGGTGGAGGAAGGGGGGATGAAGGGGGCAGCTCAGATAGCTCGAGAATGAGAGGAATATGGAAGATGGTGTGGCGTTTGAATTGTCCAAACAAGATCAAGCAATTTCTTTGGAGGGCATGTAAAAACATACTACCCACAAAACTTAGCCTGAAAACCCGGGGTGTAGGTAAGGATGGTAGGTGTGATATGTGTGGTTTGGAGGAGACGTCGGGGCACGCATTGTGGAGCTGCAGTTTGGCTGAGAAAGTTTGGTGTGGTACCCGGTTAAAACTTCCCTGCTTTCAAGACCCCCCTAGAGACTTTTTGGACATTGTGTGGGAAATCAAAGAAAGGTGTTTAGGGGTCAACTGGGAGCTGTTTGCTACTACTGTGTGGGGTTTATGGAATAATCGAAACCAAGTGCGTCATGGGGGACAATGTAAGAGGCACGAAGTGATAGTAAAGGAGGCGACTGAGTATTTAAAGGAATTCCAGGCAGCAAACCAGCCCACTAAAAACTACAATGTTCCTCAGGTGATAACGTGGAAGCCACCAAAGGGGGGTTGGTACAAAGTTAATACCGATGGGGCTACATTCGAAGACATAAAGAGCTGTGGAGTCGGGGTGGTCATCAGAAATGAAAGAGGTGAATTAATGGGGGCTCTAAGCAAGAGTTTTGAGCTGCCTTTGGGTGGTCTGGAAGCAGAGGCAAAGGCTGTGGAGGAAGGTGTGGCCTTAGCTTGGGACCTTGGTCTAAAAGATATCATTATTGAAAGCGATGCTCAGTTGGTGACAAACTCTTTGGGGGAACAGAGTGAAATGCCGAATTCTATAAGAAAGGTGGTCGAAGGAATTTTGGTGGACTTAAGAAAGTTCAATGCATGGGATGTCAATCATACCTGTAGGAGCGGCAACAATGCTGCTCATATTCTGGCTAGGCAAgccaaatgtttgaatatgtgTAATATCTGGGTTGAGGATACTCCTCCCAGTATAGCTGATCAGGTTCAGTTGGATGTAGCTCaatgtaattttatttctaGTTAA